Within the Equus przewalskii isolate Varuska chromosome 1, EquPr2, whole genome shotgun sequence genome, the region TCTAATGGGGGAGCTGGGTAAAGGGTTCTGAAGGGGATGCTCTCTGACTGAATTATGGAGAATAAACAGCAGTTCCTAcagagaggaaaagcagaaaaggggCGTTTCAGATAACAGGAAGCATCACATGCAAAGCCAAATAAAGAGGAAATGGCAAGTTTTAGGTTCTGCATGAACTAACCCTATCTAACCTTTACGGAATTTGAAATTTCCCCAAATCCCTCTGGGGCTCCAGTTTTCTCACTTAGAAAATGAAGGCTGGTGGGTGGAAAGAGACAACCTAGATTTTCTGTAAGGTGCTTTCTACCTGGATACCTCCATGCcggagcagagagaaaaggggtAGCTTTGGAAATATCAACTGTTATTTTTGGGGCATGAGCCAGAAGCTCCATCTTTCTGACAAGCAAGATGACAGGCAGAGCCTGCAGTCGTTCAGAAATTTTTTGCGTACATTAATTCACCCACTTCACCAGCATTTATGGCATTGACTGAGCCGGGTCCTATGCTGTTAAGGAGGCCACTGTCCAGCAGAGGGAGACGGGAAAATAAGTACACGAGTACCATGGAAACCATGTTGGTCTACACATGGCAGGTGCGTGGAGACAGTAAAACAGAAGCCCCTAGGGCGTGTAGGTCACACGCAGGGTGACAGGGTTTAGCTCCTAGCAAAAAAGGAACTTCCTGCTTCCTTGTCCTGCTTCACCTTCTCCAGGAGGTCGCCAGCCTTTTCAGCTGCCAATTCTCCCTTGGCAAGGTGACGAGGCGTCCTCTCTTCACCTGCAAGCTTTCACAAGCGTGAGGGGCTCCACACAGGCAGAACGGACAGAGGTCCCAGGGCTGACCACAGGGTGCCTGCTGCCGCGACAGCTTCGCTCACAACCGAGCACCCGCTTCTGGGTCCCCCGGCTCTGGAGAGAAGGGGTGGCCGGGAGGGCGGGCGGGCTGTCCAGTGCCTCCAGGGGTTGGGCTCCAGGCCAGCTGGGCGGGACTCAAGCTACGGGTATAAAGAGGAGCGCCGCTGTCCCGGCCACAATGCTGAAGCTGGGAGCTGGAGGTAACGGTCACTGAACTTGCAACTCAGGCCCCAGAGTGactgaagaagagggaaaggtctgatttctattttttcgTTTGTTTAGTATCAATGAATGGAAGGCCGGGCGGGTTTGTGGGTGCGCGAGAGCTCGACTCGGACCGGCCGGGGTCTTAGGCACATGGGTCCCCTcagaggggttggggaggggtccAGCCACGTCTCGAGGGGCCCCAGGCGCCCGAACTCAGcagttttctctctcctgcagGAGCGCGTCTCTCCGccactccagccccagcctgggaggATGCGGCTTCTCGGGAAACTCCGCGCCTCGGCCGCGGGCAGCGCCGCTCCGGAGTCGGCCTGCCCCAACGTGCTCACCCCGGGCCGCATCCCCGAGTTCTGCATCCCGCCGCGGCTGCCCGCGCCCTGCGCGCCCGAGGCTCCGCCCTCGGCCGCCGCTCTGCCCCGGCGATGCGCTGCCGAGCCGGACCTGTGGCCCCGAGGGGCCGACGACAGCGCCGCGCGCACGGACTGGGACCCGCGCTCGCAGGCCGCGCTCTCGCTGCCGCACCTGCCCCGCGCGCGCACCGCTTACGGCTTCTGCGCGCTGCTCGAGAGCCCGCACACCCGTCGCAAGGAGTCGCTCTTCCTCGGGGGCCCCCGTGCCCGCACCCTCGGCGGCGGCGACACCCACCTCGTCCCCCGGGCCGGAGCCCCCGCCACCACCCCCGCGGCCCCCGgcggcccccgcccgccccgggaCGCGCTCGCCCCGCGGCCCCGCGGCCGCTGTCTCCTGCGCGCCCCCGAAGGGCTGCTGAGACGCGCGCTGCGGGCCCGGAGGAGGGGCGGCCTGGCCCGCGCCCGCTCCGTGTCCAGCGGGGACGGCGACGAGGACGAGGAGCGCGCCGCCGGCTCCACGCCCCCCGCCCGGGCCGCGTCCGCCGCGCCGCCGCCCTCCATCCCGCGGCCCGAGCGCCTGGAGGCCGAGGGCACCGTGGCTCTGGGCCGCGCCGGCGGCTCCCTGCGCCTGGCCGCCCAGTACAGCCCGGCCAGCGGGCGCCTCCGCGTCCGGCTGCTCCGCGCCGAGGGCCTGGCCGCGGGGGCCGCCGAGCCCCGCGCCGTCGGCTGCCGCGTCAGCTTCATCCTGCAGCCATCCGGCCCGACCCGGCCGCAGCGCGGCGCCGTGGTGCGGCGGAGCCACCAGGCCGCCTTCGAGCAGGACTTGTGCCTGGACGGGCTCTCGGAGGACGAGGTGCGCCGCCTGGCCGTGCGCGTCAAGGCCGAGCGCAAGGGCCGCGGCCTGGAGCGGGGCCGCCGGCTGGGCCAAGGCGAGCTGCTGCTGGGCCCCCTGCTGCTCCTCTGAGGGCGCGGGCGGCCCGGGCCTGCCCTCGGGCGCTGTCTGCCCGCCGGCTCGCGGACACGGGGACACGGACAGCCGCCTtgtacaaaataaatgttatttattcacttttctatTCCCGATCTTGCTTTATTGACATGTTCGTTCTTATATGTCCGCTTTTGTCATTTATTGGTAGGGAACGGAAAAATAATGACTCCCTCTGCTATTCACAGCATCTAATCCCCTTTTCCGGACCATTTTCACATTCAAAGGCGAAAGGGTTGGCTTGTGattggaagagagaaaggaactacACCCCATCTGCGTTGATTTTCCTCCCCGCTTTATATCAATGCTAAACGTTTtacgttttttttaaaaaaagttattcctTAAGAATCACGCCCAAGGCTAAAATTCATATACACAGCTTTACGTACTGAATGTGGCATAGGCTCATATCCTcattcatgcacacacacgcatccTATAATAAGGATACCTTGGTGAGAAAAGAGTTCCCTCCTTATCAAGAAAATGATCCTTTTGAAAGTGAAGTCTTCAAAATCgctgaggaaaaggaaaacaaaggaagcgAAACATTTTCCAGGGGATGGTCATGTAGGAAATAGATATTCCCGGcatccccctcttccttctccagaagGAACCCTGGGAAATCTTGCTATTTCAGAAGAGAAATCTTTCCTGCCTGTGTAAACAAGTGGATACTTTTTTGCGGTGTTATTTCCACTTATCTATATGTCTAAGTTACATAGTAATTAAAGGCTTTGCAATTGGATTTCCTGGATGAGTTGAAACGTAAACCgtcagtttttaaaatccaatttattttcatttgttgattcaATAAATAGACTGAGTCCACTGGAAACTGATTATACCCAAGAGTTTGCCCTTGACTACAATgtgcggcgggggggggggggggggggggggcgggttggggggggttgggggggttgGGAGGGGTGCCTGAAGATATAGattccaatctttttttctgcacTTCCAATGTCTGAACTAGGGCAAATCAGTTCATTTGCCTGAACCGtgaaatgggaatattaatacCTGCCTTACAGGGTTTTGTAAAGATAGGCCTTAATATCCAAATAACACTTAACTCCTTGCGAAATATGATAGCAGTCTGAAAAGGCTTGAACTATACCGGtgaataggtactcaataatgtTCCAGAAAATGAACTCCttcacttctcctttcttttcaattatttcttcctGATCCTGGAGCGGAACCTAGCAGAATGGATGGCTACCTGAGACTGAGCCCTGGGGGGACCAGGAGTGGGAATATAGAACCCTTCAGGATCCCTGGAGTAAATTTCCCCAGAAGCAATAGTTTGCACTCATTCTGCATCAAAAAGCCCTTCAGCACTGTTATCACCAAAATGAGGTTCCAGGTACAAATTTGGTcggaataagtaaataaaaatcctggattttaaacataatttcaaaGTGGACAAATCAGCccttagaaatcatctaatcAAATGACTTCTGAAATTGAGAAAATACCGcagaggtgacttgcccaaagctgTATTCTAGTAACTGGCTGAGCTCAGGCAAGAACCAAGTTGTCCTGACTTGTCCAGAGGACTGACTGACCCTTTGTACtctcattcaacaattatttgttgAGCCCTTACTCTGCGACAGGCACAGTTCCAAGCCCAGGGGATGCAGCTACGAACAAGACAGACACGGTTCCTGTTCTCCCAGGACTTCGTTTCAGTAGGGGTAGCCAAACAATGGCCAAGGTTTGTCCTTACAGATTGTGGTGACTATCATGAAGACAATGAACTAGGGAGGGTGGTAGAGACTCTCTGGGCTGGGGAAGTGGCAAGTGGGAGGCTGTCAGAGACAGAGTGGTCAGGAAAGGTCTTCCTAAGGAGGGAATTATCCACAGGAGGAACTTAATCCATCCAAACAGCCTCTTAATGTGACCATCTAACCCTTTCATACATTCTTGATTTCCCCTCCCAAACCTTCTCCTCTAGTCTTCCTTGTTTCAATAAACGGCACCATCATTTTTCCTTtcacacaaaccaaaaacctggAATCATCCttagcttctctctctcacactccacTTTTCTCAAATGTAAATACCACCTCTCTAGAGCATCCTCTCTGGCCACcctatctgaaaaaaaagatattgataTCTAAAATCCTTGTCACTATtactgcttaattttttttcatagcacttatcactgcCTGACATTgtattatgcatttattttgtcattgttttttgttgattttctcttgcgCTAGAATGTAGCTTTATAAAGGCAGGAACTTTGCTTATTCATTGCTCTAttccaagtgcctagaacagagtctggcatatagtagacactcaataaatattgatcgAGTGTTGCATGAACATTACCTGAATTGGCGGTTGAATGAATAGAGGAAGAGGTGGAATAAATAGAGAAGAGCAGAGGACATAGGACTAAGCCTTGAGACAAACCAACATTTAGTAATTCAACAGAGGGTGAGAAGTCAGTataggagaaagagaagcagcagccagtgaGGCAGGGGAGAGACCAGGGGAGTACGGAGTCATGGAAGCCAAGATAGGAAAGTATTCTAAGAAGGAGGGAACAGTCAACCCATTTAAATCCAGCAGGGAAGTCAAGAAACATGAGAACAGAGAAATGCCCATTGTGTTGGCAAGCTGAAGGTCAGCAGTGAGCTTGTCAAGAGTGATTCTATGGGAGTACATAGTGACAACAGGAGGCAGACTAGAATGGCTTAAAATGTGAGTGAAAGGtgagaaagcacagagagaaagtgttgaaaaaatggagaaaaaaagggcTGTAgctggaagagaaaacagagtcaAAGGAAATTTGTTTTAACATGAAAGAATCCAACATGTTTGGAATGTTTAGAATAGAAGGAAATACCgatagacaagagaaagaaaatcaccaATAACTGTAGGAGCAGAATCTTTGGAAAAGCAAGAGAGGGTCCAGAACACATGTGGGTAGAAGTAGTGACCAAGAACCTGTGTTCCTGATCCATATCTTGTTCTGTGTCTCTACTCTCCCATCCACAGCATCATTCCATCCTGAGGCAGGTCTCACTTGTGGTCCTAGGATGTTGGCCAGGAACAACTGGGACTACCCCATGATTTCTCCTTAGAGTCCGAGCTGGAGAGAAAGCCTTGCTTCTATAAGCACTCCCATAATACTAAGGAAGAACTTCTCCAGAAGGTCCCAGTAAACTTCCCTACATATTTTATTGACCCAAATTTGGTTCTAATCCCAATCATGAATCTTTCCCTCCAAGGGGAAGAGTGTTAGCTTTAGAGGTATAGAGCCTATCTCTACAGCTGTGTGTGAGGTCAGCGTCTGCTGAGGCAGATGCTTCTTCTTTTCAGGAAGTAAGAGGGGAAAAGAGGTGAAGTATTAGAAAGAGCCAAAAGTCTGAGCTGAGGCCAGAAAGGCCTAGCTTCCAATCTACACTCTGCTACCGGCTAGTTGTATGATCCTGGGGCAAATGCTTAGCTTCTTTGAATCTCggttttgtcttttctaaaatattggaTGTGAAGATGGCAacggttaaatgagataattgcATTTAGTCACAGCAAGATT harbors:
- the C2CD4B gene encoding C2 calcium-dependent domain-containing protein 4B, with the protein product MRLLGKLRASAAGSAAPESACPNVLTPGRIPEFCIPPRLPAPCAPEAPPSAAALPRRCAAEPDLWPRGADDSAARTDWDPRSQAALSLPHLPRARTAYGFCALLESPHTRRKESLFLGGPRARTLGGGDTHLVPRAGAPATTPAAPGGPRPPRDALAPRPRGRCLLRAPEGLLRRALRARRRGGLARARSVSSGDGDEDEERAAGSTPPARAASAAPPPSIPRPERLEAEGTVALGRAGGSLRLAAQYSPASGRLRVRLLRAEGLAAGAAEPRAVGCRVSFILQPSGPTRPQRGAVVRRSHQAAFEQDLCLDGLSEDEVRRLAVRVKAERKGRGLERGRRLGQGELLLGPLLLL